TTGTATCATAAATGCAAAGGAAATTAATAAGTCCGTAATTGGTATTCGTTCTAGAATTGGAGAAGGAACAGTTATTCGTAATTGTTACGTAATGGGTAATGATTTCTATCAAAGTATAGATGATATGAAAGAAGATGTTTATAATGACAAACAACTAGTAGGAATTGGAGAAAGATGTTTTATAAGTAATGCTTTAGTTGATAAGAATTGCAGAATAGGCAATGATGTCCATATTGAAGGAGGAAAGCATCTAGAAAACCTTAATCATGAATTATATGCTATAAAAGATGGTATTGTAGTTATTAAAAAAGGAGCAATTATTCCTAATAACTATACTATAAAATAGTAATTCAACTTTAAATAAAATTTTCAATTTGTAATAATTGATTTGCCCCAGTTTCAATTACAATAGTTTTAATTCTTAATTAAAAATTGCTTTAAAACTATTGTATTGGAGTAGATAAAAAAGGGTAATTTGATTGTTAAAGTTGAAAATTTTATTTTTTTCAATAATCAAACAAACTTTCTTTTGAAAAAAGAAAAATCAATACACACTAAATACAAAACATATGTTTAGTGGTTTTTAAAATTGGTTTAGAAATTTTCAATGAATGAATATGATATTAAGCAATTTTTAACATATCAATAATTTTTTTATTAAAGTTTTTACAATATATAATTTTTATTACATTTCGAAAATCATTTAAAGAAATACAATGCAGAATCAAACCAGAATTATAATAGAAAATGTTTTGCCTCAATTAGATTGTGGGGCTTTCGCCATTAAAAGAATTATTGGTCAAAAAGTACATGTAACCGCTGCTGTCTTTTCTGACGGTCATGATGTTTTAGAAAGTTGTGTCAAGTACAAGCATGAAGCTGATGAAAACTGGCAGGAAGTTCGAATGACTCCAACAGTAAATGATGAATGGTTTGCCGAATTCAAAGTTGAAAAACAAGGATTCTATTCTTATTTAGTAGAAGGATGGGTTGATTATGCTTTAAATTGGCAACACGGAACAGAAAGAAAAATTCAAGATAATCAACATGTAAAATCAGAACTTCTAGAAGGAGCGGAATATGTGCGTGCGATTTTGCCACTTGTTAATGCTACCGAAAGTGATTATTTGAAAACATTAGAGTATTATTTTATTACGGAATCAGAATATAATAATGCTGTTCGTGAAGCATCTTCTCATGAATTAACACGTATTTTTAAAAAATATCCAATTCGTTTTTTAGAAAACAAATCACAAGAATTGAAAGTGTATGTTGATAGAAAAAAAGCATTATACAGTACTTGGTATGAGTTTTTTCCTCGTTCAGCATCATCTGAAGAAGGCAAACACGGTACGTTTAAAGATTGTGAAAGACTTTTACCAAGAGTGGCAGCAATGGGATTTGATACCTTGTATTTTCCGCCAATTCATCCAATTGGGGAAGTAAATAGAAAAGGAAAAAATAATGCTACAAATGCACAACCTGGAGATGTAGGATCGCCATGGGGAATAGGTTCTCAATATGGAGGTCACAAGTCAACACATCCAGAATTAGGAACTATTGAAGACTTTAAGGAATTGGTTAAAAAAGCTCAAGATTTAGGTATTGAAGTGGCTATGGATTATGCTTTACAAGCAGCGCCAGATCATCCTTATGTAAAAGATTTTCCACAATGGTTCAAATGGAGACCGGATGGAACTGTCCAATATGCTGAAAATCCTCCGAAAAAATACCAAGATATTCAACCTATTTATTTTGAAAGTGGTGATTGGAAAAATCTTTGGAAAGAACTTTTAGATGTCGCTTTGTTTTGGATTGAAGAATGCAACATAAAAGTATATAGAGTTGATAATCCGCATACTAAGCCGTTTTATTTTTGGGGTTGGTTGATTGCTGAAATTAAGAAGAAACACCCAGATGTGTTATTTTTAGCAGAAGCTTTTACCCGTCCAAAAATAATGAACGAATTAGCGAAACAAGGTTTTAGTCAATCTTATACGTACTTCACATGGAGAAATTCTAAAAAAGAATTAACGGAATATGTTGAAGAATTAACGCAATCGGAACAAAAGGAGTTTTATCGTCCAAATTTTTGGCCGAATACTCCAGACATAAACCCATTTGCTTTGCAAAGTGGAAATGAATCCGTGCATTTACAGAAATATTTTCTTGCAGCAACATTAAGCTCAAGTGTTGGTATTTATGGGCCTGTATTCGAATATAGAATTTGTGAACCAATGGCTTCTGGTAAAGAGGAATATCTAAATTCTGAGAAATATGAGTTTTTTAAATGGGATTGGGATAAGCAGAACAAAATTACCACTTTGATTACTAAAGTGAATATGATTCGTAAAGATCATGCTTCCTTGCAACAAACTAATAATATTGTTTTTTGTGATACCAATAATGAGCAGGTTATGGCTTACTATAAATTTGATGATGAAAAACAAAATCAAACTTTGATGGTCGTTAGTCTTGATCCGTACAATATGAGTAGGGCAATGGTTAGAATTCCAATAGAACAACTAGGAAATCAACCCATTCAGGTAACAGACTTAATTACAGGTAATAATTATTTTTGGGATAAAGAATGGAATTATGTTGAACTATCACCAGATTTACCATTTCATCTACTTAAAATTCACAGATAATGATTGACAATAAAATTAATGAAGACGAATTTCAAGAGCCATTTGTTTTTAAAACAGATTGGAAAAATGCATTCGATGATGAAGAGTTTGTAAAAGTTTTCTCTTCGGATATTTTAGAAAATTATATCATTAATAAGCGTTGGTATGGAGGAAAAGCAAGTACTTTAAAATATATTGAAGTAGTTGACTTTTTTAAGATTTCATCAAAAGACAATACTTATTTTGGAGTTTTACTTGAAGTAAATTTTAAGGAAGCTTTTTATCAGCATTATTTCATGCCCCTAGCTTTCATGTCAGAAGAAGAGCTAGATACCAATACGATTATTGCTCCTGTAAAAATGAACAATATTGACGGGTTTCTTGTTGATGCGTTGCATCAAGAGGATTTTAGAAAATTATTGTTTGATGAAATTATTCATTCCAAAGGGACGGAGTCTTCAAAAGTACAATTTCACAAAGGAAATAAATTAGATGATAAAGAATATATATCTTCTAAATTCATGGGTGTTGAGCAAAGTAATACTTCAATTATTTACAATAACACATTAGTTTTGAAGATATTCAGGAGAATATATATAAGTATGAATCCTGATTATGAAATCAGTCGTTTCCTTACGGAAAGAATGAATTTTAAAAGTTCTCCACAATACAAAGGTAGTATAAGTGTGATATTAACGGAAGGAAACATTACCCTTGGATTAATGCAGGAATTAGTTCCTAATCAAGGAGATGCTTGGAAGTTTATGTTGGAAGAAGTTGACCGAATTTTTGATAATTTGAATCATAAAAAGATAAAAATCAATAAATTACCAGATATTGATTTATTCAAACGATTAAAGCTTAATGAGGTTCCACATGAAATAATTGATTGGGCTGGATTAAGTATCTTTTTACGTATTCAAACGCTCGCTACCCGAACTGCTGAAATGCATATAGCTTTAGGAAGTGATATTCACGAAACTGCTTTTACACCTACAACCTATAATGGAGATTATACGGTTTGGTTAAAAAACAGATTAACATATCAGTTCCAAAACAGATTGAATATTCTGGAAAACAATTTGCATAAATTAGATGGTTTAGCTTTAGAATTAGCCAATCAGTTTTTAGACCATAAAAAAGAAATTCGAAAGTTATTTTTAGATTTTGATTGGACTAAAATGAAATCCGAACGAATTCGTATTCATGGTGATTACCATTTAGGGCAGGTTTTAGTGAATGGCGATGATTTTTATATTCTAGATTTTGAAGGAGAACCAGAGAGTACAATTAGAGATAGAAAAGTAAAACAACCACCATTGAAAGATGTTGCTGGGATGTTTCGTTCTTTTCATTATTCGATTTATGCTACAATTTTTAATAATAAAGAAAAATACCCATACGAACAAAAAGAGCTTTTTCAGGCTGGAGAAATATTATTTAAATATTTTGTTGGTGTATTTTTACAGACATATACCGAGGTGGCACAAAGCGGAAATTTGAATATTGGATATAAAAAAGAGATTGATTTTCTCTTGAAATATTGCTTGCTTGAAAAAGCGGTTTACGAGTTAGGCTATGAATTAAATTCACGTCCACGCTGGTCCGTAATACCTTTAACAGGAATTGCGAGCATTATGGAGTTTGAAAAGCATAATTAATAGTATATTTATACTTTATAAAAAAAACAACAAAATAAAAATGAGCAAAGTACAATCACATTCCCTTTTTACAGATTTTGATATTGACTTATTCAAAGCGGGAAAACATTTCAGACTTTACGAAAAATTAGGGGCACATCTTATAGAAGTTGACGGCGTTAAAGGAGTTTATTTTGCTGTTTGGGCGCCATCGGCAAGGTCAGTATCTGTAGTTGGAGATTTTAACTATTGGATTCAAGGTGAACATTCTTTGCAAGTTCGTTGGGATTCTTCTGGAATTTGGGAAGGTTTTATTCCAGGTATTGAAAAAGGAACTACTTACAAATATAAAATACAATCTAATAATGGAGGAATTGTTACTGAAAAAGCAGATCCATTTGCTTTTTACTGTGAAAAACCGCCACATACAGCTTCTGTAATTTGGGATTTAGACCATAAATGGAAAGATAAAAAATGGATGGATACCCGTAAAGACCATAATAGTCTAGATAAGCCATATTCTGTTTATGAAGTTCATTTAGGTTCTTGGAAACGTCATGGAACTGAAAATCGATTTTTAACCTATCTTGAATTTGCAGAAGATTTAGTTAGTTATGTCAAAGAAACTGGATTTACTCACGTAGAGTTTATGCCGGTAATGGAATATCCTTATGACCCATCTTGGGGATATCAATTAGTGGGTTATTTTGCACCAACATCTCGTTTTGGAAAACCACAAGATTTTATGGTTTTAGTAGATAAGTTACACCAAGCTGGAATTGGAGTAATATTGGATTGGGTTCCTTCTCATTTTCCTGATGATGCACATGGTTTAGGATTTTTTGACGGATCTAATCTTTTTGAGCATCCAGATCGTAGAAAAGGATATCATCCAGATTGGAAAAGTTTAGTTTTTAATTATGGGCGAAATGAAGTGCGTTCCTTTTTGATAAGTAATGCTTTGTTTTGGTTGCAACATTATCATGTTGATGGACTACGTGTAGATGCCGTAGCCTCAATGTTGTATTTAGATTATTCTAGAAAAGATGGAGAGTGGGAGCCAAATATATTTGGAGGAAGAGAAAATTTAGATACCATAAGTTTCCTTAAAGATTTCAATGAAGCAGTTTATGCAAACTATGAAGGTGTTCAAACTATTGCAGAAGAAAGTACTTCATTTCCAATGGTTTCTAGACCTACATTTGCAGGCGGACTTGGTTTTGGGATGAAATGGATGATGGGTTGGATGCATGATACATTAGAGTATTTCCAAAAAGAAACAGTTTACAGAAAATACCATCAAAATGATTTGACTTTTTCAATGACATATACATTTTCTGAAAACTTCATGTTGCCTTTGTCTCATGATGAAGTTGTTTACGGAAAGAAATCTATTGCAGGAAGAATGCCAGGAGATGAATGGCAAAAATTTGCTAATCTGAGATTGTTATATGGGTATATGTTTACGCATCCTGGAACAAAACTATTGTTTATGGGAGCTGAATTTGGTCAAAGTGCCGAATGGAATTTTGAAGGAAGTTTAGATTGGCATTTGCTTCAATATCCATTTCATGAAGGGATTAAAAAATTGATTACAGATTTGAATGAATTATACAAAACACAACCTGCTCTACATGAAAAACAATTCAGTCCTGAAGGTTTTGAATGGATTAATTATTCAGACCATCAAAATGCGGTAATGTCTTTTATTCGAAAAG
Above is a window of Flavobacterium sp. 123 DNA encoding:
- a CDS encoding alpha-1,4-glucan--maltose-1-phosphate maltosyltransferase → MQNQTRIIIENVLPQLDCGAFAIKRIIGQKVHVTAAVFSDGHDVLESCVKYKHEADENWQEVRMTPTVNDEWFAEFKVEKQGFYSYLVEGWVDYALNWQHGTERKIQDNQHVKSELLEGAEYVRAILPLVNATESDYLKTLEYYFITESEYNNAVREASSHELTRIFKKYPIRFLENKSQELKVYVDRKKALYSTWYEFFPRSASSEEGKHGTFKDCERLLPRVAAMGFDTLYFPPIHPIGEVNRKGKNNATNAQPGDVGSPWGIGSQYGGHKSTHPELGTIEDFKELVKKAQDLGIEVAMDYALQAAPDHPYVKDFPQWFKWRPDGTVQYAENPPKKYQDIQPIYFESGDWKNLWKELLDVALFWIEECNIKVYRVDNPHTKPFYFWGWLIAEIKKKHPDVLFLAEAFTRPKIMNELAKQGFSQSYTYFTWRNSKKELTEYVEELTQSEQKEFYRPNFWPNTPDINPFALQSGNESVHLQKYFLAATLSSSVGIYGPVFEYRICEPMASGKEEYLNSEKYEFFKWDWDKQNKITTLITKVNMIRKDHASLQQTNNIVFCDTNNEQVMAYYKFDDEKQNQTLMVVSLDPYNMSRAMVRIPIEQLGNQPIQVTDLITGNNYFWDKEWNYVELSPDLPFHLLKIHR
- a CDS encoding trehalose synthase, with the protein product MIDNKINEDEFQEPFVFKTDWKNAFDDEEFVKVFSSDILENYIINKRWYGGKASTLKYIEVVDFFKISSKDNTYFGVLLEVNFKEAFYQHYFMPLAFMSEEELDTNTIIAPVKMNNIDGFLVDALHQEDFRKLLFDEIIHSKGTESSKVQFHKGNKLDDKEYISSKFMGVEQSNTSIIYNNTLVLKIFRRIYISMNPDYEISRFLTERMNFKSSPQYKGSISVILTEGNITLGLMQELVPNQGDAWKFMLEEVDRIFDNLNHKKIKINKLPDIDLFKRLKLNEVPHEIIDWAGLSIFLRIQTLATRTAEMHIALGSDIHETAFTPTTYNGDYTVWLKNRLTYQFQNRLNILENNLHKLDGLALELANQFLDHKKEIRKLFLDFDWTKMKSERIRIHGDYHLGQVLVNGDDFYILDFEGEPESTIRDRKVKQPPLKDVAGMFRSFHYSIYATIFNNKEKYPYEQKELFQAGEILFKYFVGVFLQTYTEVAQSGNLNIGYKKEIDFLLKYCLLEKAVYELGYELNSRPRWSVIPLTGIASIMEFEKHN
- the glgB gene encoding 1,4-alpha-glucan branching protein GlgB, with amino-acid sequence MSKVQSHSLFTDFDIDLFKAGKHFRLYEKLGAHLIEVDGVKGVYFAVWAPSARSVSVVGDFNYWIQGEHSLQVRWDSSGIWEGFIPGIEKGTTYKYKIQSNNGGIVTEKADPFAFYCEKPPHTASVIWDLDHKWKDKKWMDTRKDHNSLDKPYSVYEVHLGSWKRHGTENRFLTYLEFAEDLVSYVKETGFTHVEFMPVMEYPYDPSWGYQLVGYFAPTSRFGKPQDFMVLVDKLHQAGIGVILDWVPSHFPDDAHGLGFFDGSNLFEHPDRRKGYHPDWKSLVFNYGRNEVRSFLISNALFWLQHYHVDGLRVDAVASMLYLDYSRKDGEWEPNIFGGRENLDTISFLKDFNEAVYANYEGVQTIAEESTSFPMVSRPTFAGGLGFGMKWMMGWMHDTLEYFQKETVYRKYHQNDLTFSMTYTFSENFMLPLSHDEVVYGKKSIAGRMPGDEWQKFANLRLLYGYMFTHPGTKLLFMGAEFGQSAEWNFEGSLDWHLLQYPFHEGIKKLITDLNELYKTQPALHEKQFSPEGFEWINYSDHQNAVMSFIRKGNKPKEDVIVVCNFTPVVRENYRIGLPKKGKLIEIFNSDLAVYGGSGITNATKLAIESLPYDGRDYSVALNLPPLGVAVFKIS